One region of Anas acuta chromosome Z, bAnaAcu1.1, whole genome shotgun sequence genomic DNA includes:
- the NREP gene encoding neuronal regeneration-related protein, with product MVNQPRSTIWVSQKIFPTSRGDGGFPEGCLPISKEVNRKKKNEVEGACWAPVNGYGHHFTKINYLYSF from the exons GTTAATCAGCCAAGGTCAACTATTTGGGTTAGCCAGAAAATCTTCCCAACCAGCCGAGGGGATGGGGGATTTCCAGAG GGATGTCTTCCCATCTCGAAGGAAGTAAACcgcaagaagaaaaatgaggtgGAAGGAGCGTGCTGGGCTCCGGTAAATGGCTATGGACACCATTTCACCAAAATCAATTACCTCTACTCTTTTTAA